One Punica granatum isolate Tunisia-2019 chromosome 3, ASM765513v2, whole genome shotgun sequence genomic window carries:
- the LOC116198738 gene encoding vicilin-like seed storage protein At2g18540: MASNESSSAVNRPLSLSLRPFILCCFLLLLCCYTVSGDGSAGAPGSMVRRDERTRIAVTEYGEVSAVDVGNGRRGFYHLQFITLEPNALFLPVLLHADMVLYVRTGSGRLTWVDEDDARRVNLRRGDIYRLPPGTIFHVQSDLDPQREKLRIHAFFTNPDDDSYEPLIGAYSSVGDLLRGFDRKVLQEAFKAPEELIEEILSATRPPPIIHATAASESKKHIFWEWEARMLKSYLTGAGSIGYNKKKTRAYNVYDADKDFENCNGWSLTVTKKDARSLKHANIGIFLVNLTRGSMMGPHWNPQATEVAIVLHGQGMIRLVCSSSSKESDCKSTRFRVNEGDVFMVRRFYPMAQMSYNNDSFVFMGFSTTTRRNYPQFLAGKSSVLQALGKDVLAASFNVPNTTVDELMAPQADSVILECTSCAEEEERLMEEEIEKEREEEAERRREEEEREREEEEEKRRREEEEREREEEKERQREEEEREREEEKARQREEEERRREEEEERRREEEEEEARRKEEEEKRRREEEEREREKEKEERRREEEEGRRRREEEEEREWEEEERRWREQEEEGQGRREQEEEHRSRRRQEYEREREMRQHEEDRRRRRERAEREQEEARRQEEEMERWQREGEEAVGGG; encoded by the exons ATGGCGTCCAACGAATCATCATCAGCCGTAAATAGGCCACTCTCACTCTCTTTAAGGCCCTTCATACTGTGCTGCTTCTTGTTGCTCCTCTGCTGCTACACTGTTTCCGGGGACGGTTCTGCGGGTGCTCCGGGGTCGATGGTGAGGAGAGACGAGAGGACGCGGATCGCAGTGACTGAGTACGGGGAGGTCTCGGCCGTCGACGTCGGCAATGGACGGAGAGGGTTCTATCATCTCCAGTTCATCACCCTGGAGCCCAACGCTCTGTTCCTTCCCGTCCTTCTGCATGCGGATATGGTGCTCTACGTCCGTACAG gaagcGGAAGGTTGACCTGGGTCGACGAAGATGACGCTCGGAGGGTCAATCTGAGGCGAGGAGACATTTATCGGCTCCCACCTGGCACAATATTTCATGTTCAAAGCGATTTAGATCCCCAGCGCGAGAAGCTTCGGATTCATGCATTCTTCACCAACCCTGATGACGACTCTTAT GAACCTTTGATCGGCGCATATTCTAGTGTTGGTGATCTCCTCCGGGGTTTCGATAGGAAAGTCCTCCAAGAAGCTTTCAAG GCTCCCGAGGAACTGATCGAAGAGATATTGAGTGCAACTAGGCCACCGCCTATCATCCATGCCACTGCTGCTTCAGAGTCGAAGAAGCATATTTTCTGGGAGTGGGAAGCTCGTATGTTGAAATCCTACCTCACCGGTGCTGGGAGTATAGGTTACAATAAGAAGAAGACGAGAGCATACAACGTGTATGATGCGGACAAGGACTTCGAGAATTGCAATGGATGGAGCCTAACAGTGACCAAAAAAGATGCGCGCTCGTTGAAGCATGCAAATATCGGGATCTTCTTGGTGAACCTAACAAGG GGTTCAATGATGGGGCCGCATTGGAATCCTCAAGCTACAGAGGTAGCAATTGTATTGCACGGGCAGGGGATGATCAGGTTGGTCTGTTCCAGCAGCTCTAAGGAATCGGATTGCAAGAGTACCAGGTTCCGGGTCAATGAAGGAGACGTGTTCATGGTCCGCCGGTTCTATCCCATGGCTCAGATGTCGTACAACAATGACTCGTTCGTCTTCATGGGGTTCAGCACCACAACTCGAAGGAACTATCCCCAGTTTTTGGCCGGAAAGAGTTCAGTACTTCAGGCCCTGGGGAAGGACGTGCTGGCGGCTTCATTCAATGTCCCAAACACGACGGTGGACGAACTGATGGCACCGCAGGCAGACTCGGTGATACTGGAATGCACCTCTTGTgcggaggaagaggagaggttAATGGAGGAAGAGATTGAGAAGGAGAGGGAAGAAGAGGCTgagaggaggagggaggaggaagaaagggagagagaggaggaggaagagaagaggagaagggaggaagaagagagggagagagaggaggagaaagagaggcagagggaggaagaagagagggagagagaggaggagaaaGCGAGGCagagggaggaggaagagagacggcgggaggaagaagaggagagaaggagagaggaggaggaagaagaggcgAGAAggaaagaggaggaagagaagaggagaagggaggaagaagagagggagagagagaaggagaaggaagagagacggcgggaggaagaagaggggaggaggaggagagaagaggaagaggagagggagTGGGAAGAGGAGGAACGACGTTGGAGGGAGCAAGAAGAGGAGGGTCAGGGTCGGAGGGAGCAAGAAGAGGAACACAGGAGTAGGAGGAGACAGGaatatgagagagagagagagatgcgGCAGCACGAAGAGGaccggaggaggaggagagagcGAGCGGAGAGGGAGCAAGAGGAGGCGAGGAGACAAGAAGAGGAGATGGAGAGGTGGCAGAGAGAGGGTGAAGAGGCGGTAGGTGGCGGATGA